Below is a genomic region from Streptomyces sp. RPA4-2.
AGACGGGCGTGACACCCGGCCGGTACGTCGACCGGGTCCGTCTCGAACACGCCCGGCGTCTGCTCGAGGACACCGCCGACGGCGTCGCGGAGATATCCCGCGCCTGCGGCTACGGCACGCCGGAGGCCATGCGTCGCGCCTTCCTCCGGGCGCTCGGCGCGGCCCCGGCCGAATACCGGCGCCGCTTCCGCCCCGCACCCACGCACTGAACGGGAAAGGACCCGCATGCAGATCGCCATCGTCCTCTACGACCGCTTCACCGCCCTGGACGCGGTGGGCCCCTACGAGACCCTCGGCCGGCTGCCCGGCGCCGAGACCGTCTTCGTCGCCGAGCGCACCGGCCCGGTCCGCAACGAGACCGGCAATCTGGCACTCACCGCCGACCGCACCCTGGACCAGGTACCGCACCCGGACATCGTCGTGGTGCCCGGCGGTCCGGGGCAGACACCGCAGATGGAGAACCGGGTCCTCCTGGACTGGCTGCGCGCCGCCGACACCACGAGTACCTGGACCACCTCCGTGTGCACCGGCTCGCTGCTCCTGGCCGCGGCCGGGCTCCTCGACGGCCGCCGGGCCACCTCGCACTGGCTGGCCCTCGACACCCTCAAGGAGTTCGGCGCCGAACCGACGGGGGAGCGGGTGGTCTTCGACGGGAAGTACGTGACGGCGGCCGGCGTCTCGTCCGGCATCGACATGGGGCTGCACCTGCTCGGCCGGATCGCGGGCGACGAACACGCCCAGGCCGTGCAGCTGCTGACGGAGTACGACCCGCAGCCGCCCTACGACGCGGGGTCCCCGCGGAAGGCGCCCGCGCACCTGGTGGAGGAGCTCCGCGGGAGGAGCCGGTTCATCCTCCGCTAGGGCCGGAAACCGGTGTGGTCCAGGTGAACCGTGGCGGGCGGCGCTCCAGGAAGGCGGCGACGCCCTCCGCGGTGTCGCCGCTGCCGCGTGCCTGCTCCGCCCAGTGGGCGTCCCGGTCGGTCCGCCCGTTCGCGAACTCCTTGGCGGACGCCTGTGTCAGCAGCGACCGCGCCGCCAGGACCCGAGTGAACTCCGTCACCCGCTTGTCGAGTTCGTCCCCCGCCAGCACCTCGTCCACCAGGCCCGTGCGCAGCGCGCGCTCCGCGTCGATCAACTCGCCCGAGAACAGCAGGTACTTGGCGGTCGCCGGTCCCACGAGCGACACCAGACGCCGGGTGGCGGAGGCGGGGTAGACGATTCCCAGCTTCGCCGGGGTCACCCCGAACAGAGCGCCGGCCTGCGCGAACCGCAGATCGCAGGCCGCCGCGAGCTGTGAACCGCCGCCGACGCAGTATCCGCGGACGGCCGCGAGCGTCGGCTTGGGGAAGGCGGCGAGCGCGTCCTCGGCCCGTACGGCCAGGCCCTGCGCCTCGTCCGAGGAGCCGCGCAGGGTCGAGATGTCGGCCCCCGCGCAGAAGGTGTCGCCCTCCCCGGTGAGCACCACCGCGCGGACGGCCGGATCGGCGGCCAGCCCGTCGAGCAGGGGCGGCAGCGCCCGCCACATCCCGGCCGTCATGGCGTTGCGCTTGGCCGGGTGGTGGATGACGACGGTGGCGATGCCGTCGCCCACGCTGTGCAGCAGCTGCGGCTCCATACGCCGGATGCTATCCGCACCCTCGAACGCGCGATCAGCGAGGCCGGGTGCGTCCGAGGCGGCCCGCCCCGGCGGACACCGGATGCGCCGCGAGACCTCGGCGGCAAACCCGTACAACCCGAATAGTTCTCGAAGTGGACACAAAGAAGGCGGAAGTGGTCGTCCGGTCGACCGTGTCATGCGGCGACGGTCGGAAAACGTCGATAGTCGCTGACTTCTGTTCAGTCATCGGGTCCGGACCAGCGCGTTCCCACACTCGACGTGTGGTGACAATCGAGCGCAAGGGTGGCGACCGGACGATGGAGAACCACGGGCGGGGGTTCGACTCCCGTCCCGAAGGCGGCGGGGACGTGCCTCCCGATCAAAGACCGCCGGGTCCGCTGCCGTACGAGGGGGTGTGGCGGTTCACCGCTCCCGCTGCCGATGCCTCGGTGCCGCAGGCGCGACACGCCGTTCGTGACCTGCTCGCGCGGCAACGGGTGCCCGCCTCGGACGACCTCGTCCAGGGGCTCCTGCTGATCGTCTCCGAACTGGTCACGAACGCCGTCCGGCACGCGGCGCTGCTCTCCCCGACGCTCGCCGTCGAGGTGGCCGTCGGTGCCGAGTGGGTGCGTGTCTCCGTGGAGGACAACCACCCCTACCGCCCGACGGCCCTGGAGGCGGACCACGGCCAGACCGGCGGGCGCGGGCTGCTGCTGGTGCGGGAGGTCACCAGGGAGTCGGGCGGGGTGTGCGACGTCGAGCACACGGCGAGCGGCGGCAAGGTGATCTGGGCCGCCCTGCCGCTCACGCCGAGCGTCGTCTAGATCCTGCCGGGAAGCCTGGATCCCGCCGGGAGGCACGGAGGCGCCCCCCACGGGTCCGTCACCAGCCGGCGGACGGGCCCGTCAGCTCCCTGACCGCCGGGCGGGCCGCGTCCAGGACGGTCATGAACCAGGACGAGAAGGGATCCTTCTCGTGCCGCTCGGCGAGCTCGGCGGCGGTCACGAAGACCGTGTCGCCGACCTCCTCCGCGTCGGGCCGCAGCGACGCCTGCACCATCCCGACGAAGAGGTGGTTGTACTCCTGCTCCACCAGCCCCGACTCCGGGTCCGGGTGGTTGTAGCGGACCGTGCCCGCCTCCGCGAGCAGCGAGGGGGAGACCCCGAGCTCCTCGTACGTCCGGCGGGCGGCCGCCGCGAAGGGGGCCTCGCCGGGGTAGGGGTGGCCGCAGCAGGTGTTGGACCACACACCGGGGGAGTGGTACTTGCCCAGGGCGCGCTGCTGGAGCAGCAGCCGTCCGCGCTCGTCGAAGAGGAAGACGGAGAAGGCCCGGTGCAGCTGCCCGGGTGGCTGATGGGCGGCGAGCTTCTCCGCCGTGCCGATCGTATTGCCGTCCTCGTCGACCAGCTCGAGCAAGATCGCTTCAACGGTGCCGTTCGACGAACTGTGCGTCGCGGTGGCAGGTGTGATCGGCATACCCATCCTTCGCATCGGTCTTCGAGTCCCAAGTCTGCCGTACGAAACCGGCACTCCCGGCACTTCGCGGCTCCCCGCATGTCCCGCCCCGGACTCCTGGGGCGGGACACGCGGCCGGTCGGCGTCAGGTGCCGGAAGTGGTCGGACACCTGATCGTGCCCGGTGCCGCGGACGAGGAATCGTCCAGGACAGGGGCCGACAGATGTTCGCCTCGCACCCCCCGCCCGGTCCCCGTCGAGGTACTTCGGAGCCGGGCCGGACGCCGTGGCCAGGAGCGGGCGCGGCGCCTCGCGCGGTTGGGCCGTACGGTGACGGGAGCGGACGCCGACGCGGTCCGCGGCCGGACCGGACGGGCCGTGCGCCGACGGAGGCCGCTTCGACGCCGGCCGGACCGCTTCGGGCGTCGAGGCGGTCGGGTGCCGTCGACGCCGGTTCGGGGTCAGGCGCCGTCGGCCACCGGACGCAGGACATGGCCGACGTAGCCGTACTCCCCTCCGTGCGCGCGGCGCAGGGCGATCTCCGCCCGGGTGTCCGCGACGGCCTCGGCCATGCCGGGCCGGTCGAGGTCGGCCGCGTCCGCGTGGGCGGCGAGCGGCCCGTAGTACTCGTCCCAGTCGGAGTCCGGCAGGAGCACCGTGCCCAGCACCCGGTACCCGGCGTCGCGTGCGGCCCGGGTGTCCTCCGCGGTCGTGCGCAGCAGGTCCGCCCAGAAGGCGCGGGCCCGGCCGGACGGCGTCCCGACCGTCCAGGAGCAGTGCGTGAGCACCAGCGTGCCACCGGGGGCGAGCAGCCGCCGCCAGCCGCGCAGGGCGGTGTCGAAGCCGATCAGGTAGGCCGAGCCCTCGGCCCAGAGGAGATCGAACGAGCCGTCCGGGCAGGGGAGTTCACCCATGTCCGCGCGCACGGCGTTGACGGACGCGGAGAGGGAGCGGGCCTCGGCGGCCCTCCGCAGTTCGTCGAGGAACGGTTCGTGCAGGTCGACGGCGGTCACCCGCGCCCCGGCCTCGGCGGCGAGCAGCAGCGCGGACCGGCCGGGCCCGCAGCCCAGGTCGAGCACGCGCGGGCGCTCGGGCAGCGGACCGGCGAGCGAGAGCAGGTGCCGGGTGGTGGCGTCGGAGCCGGGGCCCTGCCGGGGCAGTCCGTGGTGCAGGGCGAAGAAGGCCTCGCGGGAGGCGTCGTGGTCGGACGGCATGAGCAGCCTTCGGATGCGGGGCCCGGGGCGCCGCATCGCCGTACGGCGTCGGTCAGCCGTGGACCCGGAGGACGGGGACACATCTGTCGCCGCGCACGGCGGCGTCGAACGTGACGGTCATCGACCCACCTCCTCCTCGAACCCCGGCCACGCTAGCACCGGCCCGCACGGCCCCGCAGCTCTGTTTCCCGGCCCGCCCGACCGGCCGGAGACGGACCGTCCCCCGGCCCGCGCACCCGCTCAGTGACAGAGCCTCGCCTCGTGCCGTGCGTGTCCGCTCGGCTCCAGCTGGAAGGTGCAGTGCTCCAGGTCGAAGTGGTGGCCCAGGCAGCCCCGGAGCTCGAGGAGCACCTTCTCGTGCCGGCCGGCGTCCAGCACCTCCGTGGCGACGACCACATGGGCGGAGAGGACCGGCATACCGGAAGTGATGGTCCAGGCGTGCAGGTCGTGGACGTCCTCGACGCCGGGCAGCGCGGCGATGTGGGCGCGCACCTCCGCCATGTCGACATGCTGGGGCGCCGCCTCCAGGAGCACGTTCAGCGTCTCCCGCAGCAGCTTGCAGGTGCGCGGGACGATCATGACGCCGATGAGGATCGAGGCGATCGGGTCGGCGGCCTGCCAGCCGGTGGCCATGATCACCGCCGCGGAGACGGCGACGGCCACGGAACCCAGCGCGTCCGCCGCCACCTCCAGGAAGGCGCCGCGCACGTTCAGACTGTCCCGGCGGCCGCGCATCAGCAGCGCGAGCGAGACCGAGTTCGCGGTCAGGCCGACCAGGCCGAGGACGACGGCCGGGCCGCCCGCGGTCGCGGCGGGCGTCACGAAGCGCTGGACCGCCTCGTACAGGACGTAGCCCCCGACACCGAGCAGCAGCAGACAGTTGGCGAGCGCGGCGAGGATCTCGGCCCGCGCGTAGCCGAAGGTGCGGTTCGCGCCGGCCGGGCGGTTGGCGAAGTGGATCGCGAGCAGCGCCATGCCCAGGCCCAGCGCGTCCGTCGCCATGTGGGCCGCGTCCGCGACGAGCGCGAGCGAGTCGGCCAGGACACCGCCGGTGATCTCGACCGCCGTCACGGCCAGCGTGATCGACACCGCCACCCGCAGTCGCCCGCGGTACGCGGCTGCCGCCGTGCCGGTCGTGGGCCCGTCGTGCGCGTGCCCGTGGTCGTGTCCAGCCCCCATGGAAGCCGCCCCCCTCCGCTGCCCGGAAGCAACAGTGAACTACGGGTGGGGGTATCGGGCCAAGGCTGCACTGAACACCGTTGTCATCTGCTCTGACCTGCGTAAACGGGACGCAGGTCAGAGCAGGTGAAGATCGTTAATCCTGTGTCGGGGGGTGATGAAGGCGCCATCCGTCCCACGCCGAGGCGACCATCTCGCGCACCCCGCGCCGCGCGCGCCAGTCCAGCTCCCGGGCGGCCAGCGCGGCCGAGGCGACCGCGCGCGGGGCGTCACCGGGACGGCGCGGCTCGACGACCGGCTCCCGGGCGTCACCGCTGACCTCCGCGACGAGCGTGAGCAGCTCACGTACCGAGACGCCCTCGCCCCGCCCGATGTTCACGGTGAGATCGCCCGTCGCGTCACCCGCCAGCCGGCGGGCCGCCGCGAGATGCGCCTCGGCGAGGTCGGCGACGTGGATGTAGTCCCGGACGCCGGTGCCGTCCGGTGTCGGATAGTCGCCACCGAAGATCCGCGGGGCCTCGCCGCGGGTGAGGCGGTCGAAGACCATCGGGATCACGTTGAACACCCCGGTGTCGGCGAGCTCCGGCGAGACCGCGCCCGCCACGTTGAAGTAGCGCAGGCACACCGTCGCGATACCGTGCGCCCGGCCCGCCGCCCGCACCAGCCACTCCCCGGCCAGTTTCGTCTCGCCGTACGGACTCATCGGCGCGCACGGGGTGTCCTCCGTGATGAGGTCCACGTCCGGATTGCCGTAGACGGCCGCGGACGAGGAGAAGAGGAACCTCCGCACGCCCGCCCCGGCCACCGCCTCCAGCAGCGTCGCGAGACCGCCCACGTTCTCCTGGTAGTAGCGCGTGGGCTGCTCCACGGACTCACCGACCTGCTTGCGCGCCGCGAGATGCACCACACCCGTCACCGCGTGCTCCGACAGGACCCGCTTGAGCAGGTCCCCGTCCAGGGACGATCCCTGTACCAGCGGGATGCCCTCCGGGAGACGCTGGGCCACCCCGGACGAGAGGTCGTCGAGAGCGACGACGCGCTCCCCGGCCTCCGCCATCGCCCGCGCCACGTGTGCCCCGATGTATCCGGCCCCGCCGGTGATCAGCCATGTCATGGACGACCACCCTATGCCGGGCCCGGTACCGCGCCCGTCCTGCCCGTGTTCCGCACCGGTGCGCCGGTTCTCGTACGCAATGCCGCCAATGGTCGGGTCTGGGGCCGCGGTTTGTCGCGCGGACCCCGGATCACCGATGATGATCGCGGCGGAGACGGTCACGCAGACCAGGTTGATCGGACCGTGAACGGGTGGTGAACACCCGCTTCCCATCATCCGATAGCCTCTGCCGACATGCCGCCCAGCGGCCGCAGGCGCTGTCCGCGCCCTCCGCCCGCCCCCCGGGGCGGACGACGGGAGGACCAGGAAAGGGCCCGGACCCGGGCCGTCCCACCACGCACATGCCGGCGCGAGGCCGCCCGGCACCCAGGGAGTGAGTTCGCTGTCGACCGCCATCCTCACCGGCCAGCCGGTCCCCGGATCGTCGCTCGAGGGCGATCTGCGGTCGCTCGGGTTCGACGTGCGGTCCGCCGCCGAAGCCGCTGACGCCGAGACCCTGCTGGCCGCCGTACCGGCAGGTGAACGGGTCGCCGTCGTCGACGCCCGCTTCGTCGGACACCCGCACGCCCTGCGCCTCGGCCTCACGGACCCCCGGTTCCCGGCCTCAGCGGTGCCCGGCGCCGTCTCCGTGCAGCCCGAGGCCCGCCGGGCGCTGACCCGCGCCATGGCCCGCGAGAGCTCCGCGTCCGGCGGCGTGGCCGTCGCGACCGACAACCTCGCGGGGCGCCTCACCGCGGCCCTCGACGCGGACGGCGTCGCCGTGTACCGCCCCGAACTGGGCTCGCTGGTGGCCGCCGTCCCCACCGACCCGCAGGAGCGCAACGAGATCCGGCAGGCCGTCTCCGCCGTGGACGACGAGGCCATCCGGCTGCGCAGCGCCGTGAAGGCCCGCGACGGCTTCTTCACCACGTACTGCATCAGCCCGTACTCCCGCTACCTCGCCCGCTGGTGCGCCCGCCGCGGCCTCACCCCGAACCAGGTCACCACCGCCTCACTGCTGACCGCGCTGATCGCCGCGGGCTGCGCCGCCACCGGCACCCGCGCCGGGTTCGTCGCGGCCGGCCTGCTGCTGCTGTTCTCCTTCGTCCTGGACTGCACCGACGGGCAGCTGGCCCGCTACTCCCTGCAGTACTCGACGCTCGGCGCCTGGCTGGACGCGACCTTCGACCGTGCGAAGGAGTACGCCTACTACGCCGGCCTCGCCCTCGGCGCGGCCCGCGGCGGCGACGACGTGTGGGCCCTCGCCCTGGGCGCGATGATCCTGCAGACCTGCCGGCACGTCGTCGACTTCTCCTTCAACGAGGCGAACCACGACGCCACCGCCAACACCAGCCCCACCGCGGCCCTCTCCGGCAAGCTCGACAGCGTCGGCTGGACGGTCTGGGTGCGCCGGATGATAGTCCTGCCCATCGGCGAACGATGGGCGATGATCGCCGTTCTCACGGCGCTGACCACACCCCGGATCACCTTCTACGCGCTGCTCGCCGGCTGCGCCTTCGCGGCGACGTACACCACGGCGGGCCGGGTACTGCGCTCGCTGACCCGCAAGGCCCGGCGCACGGACCGGGCGGCGCAGGCGCTGGCCGACCTCGCGGACAGCGGACCGCTCGTCGAACTGCTGGTCCGCCTCGCACGCGGCACCGTCCGGCACACGGCGCCCGTCAGCGCCCTCATCGGCGGCTTCCTCGTGGTCGCCTCGGCCGTGCTGTGGGGCTCCGGCTGGCAGACCGTCGTGTTCGCCGTCGTCTACACGCTCATGTCCGCCATAGCCGTCGTCCGCCCCCTCAAGGGCGCCCTCGACTGGCTGGTCCCGCCGGTCTTCCGTGCTGCCGAGTACCTCACCGTTCTGGTACTCGCGGCCAAAGCCGACGTGAACGGAGTGCTTCCCGCGGCTTTCGGCCTGGTGGCCGCGGTCGCCTACCATCACTACGACACGGTGTACCGCATCCGCGGCAACGCGGGCGCGCCGCCGCGCTGGCTGGTGCGGGCGACCGGGGGGCACGAAGGCAGGACGCTGCTGGTCACCGTCCTGGCCGCGGTGCTCACCGCCGCACAGTTCGAGGTCGCGCTCACGGCGCTCGCCGTGGCCGTGGCCGTGCTGGTGCTCTTCGAGAGCATCCGCTTCTGGGCGTCCTCCGGGGCGCCCGCCGTACACGATGAAGGAGAACCCGCATGATCGGCCTCGTGCTGGCGGCCGGCGCCGGACGGCGTCTGCGCCCCTACACCGACAGCCTCCCCAAGGCTCTCGTGCCGGTTGGTCCCGCGGGCATAGAGGACAGCATCACGGTCCTGGACCTGACCCTCGGCAACTTCGCCGAGATCGGTCTGACCGAGGTCGGCATCATCGTCGGCTACCGCAAGGAAGCCGTCTACGACCGCAAGGCGGCCCTGGAGGAGAAGTACGGCCTCAGGATCACCCTCATCGACAACGACAAGGCCGAGGAGTGGAACAACGCCTACTCCCTGTGGTGCGGCCGTGACGCCCTCACGGACGGTGTGATCCTCGCCAACGGCGACACCGTGCACCCGGTCTCCGTCGAGCGGACGCTGCTCGCCGCCCGCGGCGACGGCAAGCGGATCATCCTCGCCCTCGACACGGTCAAGAAGCTCGCCGACGAGGAGATGAAGGTCGTCGTGGACCCCGACAAGGGCGTCCGGAAGATCACCAAGCTCATGGAGCCCTCCGAGGCCTCCGGCGAGTACATCGGCGTCACCCTCATCGAGGGCGAGGCCGCGGCCGACCTCGCGGACGCACTGAAGACGGTGTGGGAGACGGACCCGCAGCAGTTCTACGAGCACGGCTACCAGGAGCTCGTCAACCGCGGCTTCCGGATCGACGTGGCACCGATCGGCGACGTCAAGTGGGTCGAGATCGACAACCACGAAGACCTCGCCAAGGGACGTGAGATCGCGTGCCAGTACTGACGAGGCTCATCCCCTCGCCGGTCGTCGTCGACATCCGCCCGGGTGCCCTGGACGACCTGGCGAGCGTCCTCTCCGACGAGCGGATCTCCCACTCGGGCAAGCTGGCCGTCGCGGTCAGCGGCGGCTCGGGAGCCGGGCTGCGCGAGCGGCTCGCCCCGGCCCTGCCCGGCGCCACCTGGTACGAGGTCGGCGGCGGCACCCTCGACGACGCGATCCGGCTGGCCGGCGACATGAGAGCGGGCCACTACGACGCGGTCGTGGGTCTGGGCGGCGGCAAGATCATCGACTGTGCGAAGTTCGCCGCCGCGCGGGTCGGCCTGCCCCTGGTCGCCGTGCCGACGAACCTCGCCCACGACGGCCTGTGCTCCCCGGTCGCGACGCTCGACAACGACGCGGGCCGCGGGTCCTACGGGGTGCCGAACCCGATCGCGGTGGTCATCGACCTCGACGTGATCCGCGAGGCCCCCGTGCGCTTCGTCCGGGCCGGCATCGGCGACGCCGTCTCCAACATCTCCGCGATCGCGGACTGGGAGCTGGCCCACCGTGTCAACGGCGAGAAGATCGACGGCCTGGCCGCCGCGATGGCACGGCAGGCCGGCGAGGCCGTGCTGCGCCACCCCGGCGGCATCGGGGACAACGACTTCCTCCAGGTGCTCGCCGAGGCCCTGGTCCTCAGCGGGATCGCCATGTCGGTCTCGGGCGACTCACGCCCCTCGTCGGGCGCCTGCCACGAGATCAACCACGCCTTCGACCTCCTCTTCCCCAAGCGCGCCGCGAGCCACGGCGAGCAGTGCGGCATGGGGGCGGCCTTCGCGATGTACCTGCGGGGGGCGCACGAGGAGTCGGTGTACATGGCCGAGGTGCTGCACCGCCACGGGCTGCCGGTGCTGCCCGAGGAGATCGGCTTCACGGTGGACGAGTTCGTCCAGGTCGTGGAGTTCGCCCCGCAGACCCGGCCAGGCCGCTACACGATCCTCGAACACCTCGACCTGAAAACCCACCAGATCAAGGACATCTACTCCGACTATGCCAAGGCCATCAGTAGCTGAACTCCGCCCCGTCGTTCATCCCGCAGGGGTGAAGGACCGGCGCAGCGGTGAGCACTGGGCGGGACGCCTGTACATGCGAGAGATCTCGCTGCGCTGCGACCGTTACCTGGTGAACACCAGGATCACGCCCAACCAGCTCACGTACCTGATGACCGTCTGCGGCGTGCTCGCGGCCCCGGCCCTGCTGGTGCCGGGGATCGCGGGCGCGGTGCTCGGCGTGGTCGCGGTCCAGCTGTACCTGCTGCTGGACTGCGTCGACGGCGAGATCGCGCGCTGGAAGAAGCAGTACTCGCTCGGCGGGGTCTACCTGGACCGCGTCGGCGCCTATCTGACCGACGCGGCCGTCCTCGTCGGCCTCGGGCTGCGCGCCGCCGACCTGTGGGGCGGCGGCCGCGTCGACTGG
It encodes:
- a CDS encoding DJ-1/PfpI family protein translates to MQIAIVLYDRFTALDAVGPYETLGRLPGAETVFVAERTGPVRNETGNLALTADRTLDQVPHPDIVVVPGGPGQTPQMENRVLLDWLRAADTTSTWTTSVCTGSLLLAAAGLLDGRRATSHWLALDTLKEFGAEPTGERVVFDGKYVTAAGVSSGIDMGLHLLGRIAGDEHAQAVQLLTEYDPQPPYDAGSPRKAPAHLVEELRGRSRFILR
- a CDS encoding enoyl-CoA hydratase/isomerase family protein — its product is MEPQLLHSVGDGIATVVIHHPAKRNAMTAGMWRALPPLLDGLAADPAVRAVVLTGEGDTFCAGADISTLRGSSDEAQGLAVRAEDALAAFPKPTLAAVRGYCVGGGSQLAAACDLRFAQAGALFGVTPAKLGIVYPASATRRLVSLVGPATAKYLLFSGELIDAERALRTGLVDEVLAGDELDKRVTEFTRVLAARSLLTQASAKEFANGRTDRDAHWAEQARGSGDTAEGVAAFLERRPPRFTWTTPVSGPSGG
- a CDS encoding ATP-binding protein; translation: MENHGRGFDSRPEGGGDVPPDQRPPGPLPYEGVWRFTAPAADASVPQARHAVRDLLARQRVPASDDLVQGLLLIVSELVTNAVRHAALLSPTLAVEVAVGAEWVRVSVEDNHPYRPTALEADHGQTGGRGLLLVREVTRESGGVCDVEHTASGGKVIWAALPLTPSVV
- the idi gene encoding isopentenyl-diphosphate Delta-isomerase → MPITPATATHSSSNGTVEAILLELVDEDGNTIGTAEKLAAHQPPGQLHRAFSVFLFDERGRLLLQQRALGKYHSPGVWSNTCCGHPYPGEAPFAAAARRTYEELGVSPSLLAEAGTVRYNHPDPESGLVEQEYNHLFVGMVQASLRPDAEEVGDTVFVTAAELAERHEKDPFSSWFMTVLDAARPAVRELTGPSAGW
- a CDS encoding cation diffusion facilitator family transporter encodes the protein MGAGHDHGHAHDGPTTGTAAAAYRGRLRVAVSITLAVTAVEITGGVLADSLALVADAAHMATDALGLGMALLAIHFANRPAGANRTFGYARAEILAALANCLLLLGVGGYVLYEAVQRFVTPAATAGGPAVVLGLVGLTANSVSLALLMRGRRDSLNVRGAFLEVAADALGSVAVAVSAAVIMATGWQAADPIASILIGVMIVPRTCKLLRETLNVLLEAAPQHVDMAEVRAHIAALPGVEDVHDLHAWTITSGMPVLSAHVVVATEVLDAGRHEKVLLELRGCLGHHFDLEHCTFQLEPSGHARHEARLCH
- the galE gene encoding UDP-glucose 4-epimerase GalE — its product is MTWLITGGAGYIGAHVARAMAEAGERVVALDDLSSGVAQRLPEGIPLVQGSSLDGDLLKRVLSEHAVTGVVHLAARKQVGESVEQPTRYYQENVGGLATLLEAVAGAGVRRFLFSSSAAVYGNPDVDLITEDTPCAPMSPYGETKLAGEWLVRAAGRAHGIATVCLRYFNVAGAVSPELADTGVFNVIPMVFDRLTRGEAPRIFGGDYPTPDGTGVRDYIHVADLAEAHLAAARRLAGDATGDLTVNIGRGEGVSVRELLTLVAEVSGDAREPVVEPRRPGDAPRAVASAALAARELDWRARRGVREMVASAWDGWRLHHPPTQD
- a CDS encoding DUF5941 domain-containing protein gives rise to the protein MSTAILTGQPVPGSSLEGDLRSLGFDVRSAAEAADAETLLAAVPAGERVAVVDARFVGHPHALRLGLTDPRFPASAVPGAVSVQPEARRALTRAMARESSASGGVAVATDNLAGRLTAALDADGVAVYRPELGSLVAAVPTDPQERNEIRQAVSAVDDEAIRLRSAVKARDGFFTTYCISPYSRYLARWCARRGLTPNQVTTASLLTALIAAGCAATGTRAGFVAAGLLLLFSFVLDCTDGQLARYSLQYSTLGAWLDATFDRAKEYAYYAGLALGAARGGDDVWALALGAMILQTCRHVVDFSFNEANHDATANTSPTAALSGKLDSVGWTVWVRRMIVLPIGERWAMIAVLTALTTPRITFYALLAGCAFAATYTTAGRVLRSLTRKARRTDRAAQALADLADSGPLVELLVRLARGTVRHTAPVSALIGGFLVVASAVLWGSGWQTVVFAVVYTLMSAIAVVRPLKGALDWLVPPVFRAAEYLTVLVLAAKADVNGVLPAAFGLVAAVAYHHYDTVYRIRGNAGAPPRWLVRATGGHEGRTLLVTVLAAVLTAAQFEVALTALAVAVAVLVLFESIRFWASSGAPAVHDEGEPA
- a CDS encoding sugar phosphate nucleotidyltransferase, with product MIGLVLAAGAGRRLRPYTDSLPKALVPVGPAGIEDSITVLDLTLGNFAEIGLTEVGIIVGYRKEAVYDRKAALEEKYGLRITLIDNDKAEEWNNAYSLWCGRDALTDGVILANGDTVHPVSVERTLLAARGDGKRIILALDTVKKLADEEMKVVVDPDKGVRKITKLMEPSEASGEYIGVTLIEGEAAADLADALKTVWETDPQQFYEHGYQELVNRGFRIDVAPIGDVKWVEIDNHEDLAKGREIACQY
- a CDS encoding iron-containing alcohol dehydrogenase family protein is translated as MPVLTRLIPSPVVVDIRPGALDDLASVLSDERISHSGKLAVAVSGGSGAGLRERLAPALPGATWYEVGGGTLDDAIRLAGDMRAGHYDAVVGLGGGKIIDCAKFAAARVGLPLVAVPTNLAHDGLCSPVATLDNDAGRGSYGVPNPIAVVIDLDVIREAPVRFVRAGIGDAVSNISAIADWELAHRVNGEKIDGLAAAMARQAGEAVLRHPGGIGDNDFLQVLAEALVLSGIAMSVSGDSRPSSGACHEINHAFDLLFPKRAASHGEQCGMGAAFAMYLRGAHEESVYMAEVLHRHGLPVLPEEIGFTVDEFVQVVEFAPQTRPGRYTILEHLDLKTHQIKDIYSDYAKAISS
- a CDS encoding CDP-alcohol phosphatidyltransferase family protein, with protein sequence MPRPSVAELRPVVHPAGVKDRRSGEHWAGRLYMREISLRCDRYLVNTRITPNQLTYLMTVCGVLAAPALLVPGIAGAVLGVVAVQLYLLLDCVDGEIARWKKQYSLGGVYLDRVGAYLTDAAVLVGLGLRAADLWGGGRVDWLWAFLGTLAALGAILIKAETDLVGVARHQGGLPPVKEAASEPRSSGMAFARRAAGALKFHRLILGIEATLLILVLAIADQVRGDLFFTRLGTAVLAGIALVQTLLHLVSILASSRLK